Part of the Anomaloglossus baeobatrachus isolate aAnoBae1 chromosome 1, aAnoBae1.hap1, whole genome shotgun sequence genome, AGAAACTTTATAGGAGCCTTTAAAGGAGACTCCAGGTACCCCAGCTGggaacagctgggaactccaggaaccttaaattCTACCTTAAAGACTCCTTTAAGATTTCCAGGCCTCACAGCTATTGGACTGTTTGATTGGACTGCTGTCGTGACACACAGTCAGGGTTGGTAATAGGTGGGGGGGTTCATAGGCACCTCTTTATCACCAACCCAGGTCTTGATGGCAGCTATGATTTTTTACAAATTATAACTGGCATTAACCCTAAATATGACcctgcaccagagcaattgggatgagccaggtaaagcgccacaatttgcacatctaatggatgtgccaaatgtggggtggctgcgggctgctagttttaggctggggagggtccaataaccatggatcttcccagcctgagaaaatAAGtatccagctgtctgttttatcttggctggttatcaaaaatgggcaggagcccacatcttttttaaattatttatttaaataattaaaaaataaacaacattGTGGAGGAGtcgctatttttcataaccagccaagatgcagcacacagctgggggctgtagcccacagttgtctactttacctgtgctggttatcacaaataggcagggAACCGCACGTCGAAGTAGCAtattactctgacaacattgttcacagAAGCAACCTGTGTTTCAGAAATTATtccaggcatctttcccatgctgttctcattcaatttcagcatttttacatccATTTAAGCATTCTTAGAACCCGCTAGATACCCTGGGAAGGTCCACCAGAAAATTATTCGAGtctcctattgacttgcattagatttgttattcatgatgaatacacaAATAGAACAAAATATTGAAGGCGAAAAATCTGAACCCaaatctgaacccgaatatttcactattcacccatcactaatgatTACAAAATAAACCGCCTCTGTACCAGACCAATTCCCCAATATTCCCCGGCTTTGCCGGTTTAATaagtgttaacaaaatagaatgtattaacaaaaatgtattctgcacacaaaaaccacaaaacaaatagaaatgtaattattaaaaggcaaaaactaagctaatagaagcatttcacaacatatacagtgcctacaagtagtattcaaccccctgcagatttagcaggtttacacattcagaattaacttggcattgtgacatttggactgtagatcagcctggaagtgtgaaatgcactgcagcaaaaaagaatgttatttcttttttatttttttttttttaaattgtgaaaagtttattcagaggatcatttattattcaacccctcaaaccaccagaattctgtttggctcccctaaagtattaagaagtatttcaggcacaaagaacaatgagcttcacatgcttggattaattatctctttttccagccttttctgactaattaagaccctccccaaacttgtgaacagcactcatacatggtcaacatgggaaagacaaaggagcattccaaggccatcagagacaagatcgtggagggtcacaaggctggcaaggggtacaaaaccctttccaaggagttgggcctacctgtctccactgttgggagcatcatccggaagtggaaggcttatggaactactgttagccttccacggcctggacagcctttgaaagtttcctcccgtgtcgaggccaggcttatccgaagagtcaaggctaacccaaggacaacaagaaaggagctccgggaagatctcatggcagtggggacattggtttcagtcaataccataagtaacgtactccaccgtaatggtctccgttccagacaagcccgtaaggtacctttactttcaaagcgtcatgtcaaggctcgtctacagtttgctcatgatcacttggaggactctgagacagactggttcaaggttctctggtctgatgagaccaagatcgagatctttggtgccaaccacacatgtgacgtttggagactggatggcactgcatacgaccccaagaataccatccctacagtcaagcatggtggtggcagcatcatgctgtggggctgtttctcagccaaggggcctggccatctggtccgcatcaatgggaagatggatagcaccgcctacatggagattttggcaaagaacctccgctcctccatcaaggatcttaagatgggtcgtcatttcatcttccaacaagacaacgacccaaagcacacagccaagaaaaccaaggcctggttcaagagggaaaaaatcaaggtgttgcagtggcctagtcagtctcctgaccttaacccaattgaaaacttgtggaaggagctcaagattaaagtccacatgagacacccaaagaacctagataacttggagaagatctgcatggaggagtgggccaagataactccagagacctgtgccggcctgatcaggtcttataaaagacgattattagctgtaattgcaaacaagggttattccacaaaatattaaacctaggggttgaataataattgacccacacttttatgttgaaaatttattaaaatttaactgagcaacataacttgttggtttgtaagatttatgcatctgttaataaatcctgctcttgtttgacgtttgcaggctctaacttatttgcatcttatcaaacctgctaaatctgcagggggttgaatactacttgtaggcactgtatttcaacaccacagatattccacacagatttaactaaattggccaagtaatgtgctccgtctgtctctttccccgtctatctctttccccgtctgtctctttcccagtctgtctctttcccagtctgtctctttcccagtctgcctgtctctgtctctttttttgtctgtctttatctctctgtttctttccccgtctgtctttatcaaggtctgtgtctttccccatctatctttgtctgtctctctggttgtctcctccttccctgtctgcctgtctttgtccctctctgcatgtctgtctgtctctttccccatctgtctctttccaggtctgtctctttccaggtctgtctctgtctgtctctttccaggtctgtctctgtctgtctctttcacagtctgtctctgtctgtctctttcacagtctgtctctgtctgtctctttcaccgtctgtctctttcactgtctgtctctgtctgtctctttcaccgtctgtctctttcaccgtctgtctatctctctgtctgtctctctctatccgtctccccaccgacatcttattacctcacatacaagcttcttatactatgaatgtcttttgttcctatagcaaccaatcacagctcctactaataacctgtagttccaggctccctttactttaatggaggcatgttttttggagagtaactgtaaagcgcggggttatattttcctgtcaaaacatagtctacgatgttccctgggtcacatgaggtgtctgtgcaaaggttcgtgattgtaaatgcgacggtgcggatacactttacgtttcactttttccccattatgtagataggggcaaaatggattggtaaattggaacgcgcgaggttaaaatttcgcctcacaacatagcctatgctgctctcggggtccagacgtgtgagtgtgcaaaattttgtggctgtagctgcagatgtgcagatgccaatcccggacatacatacatacacacattcagctttatatattagatagagtaccatatatatatatagtcgcaAACCCCCTTGTGTGCACCCCTTGTGTTCCTTtcaattattttaaccccttcactcacACCCTCTAGATTGTCATGGGCTTGCATGCCCTAAAGGGCTCCCCAACCTTTTTTTATCCAGTGGATCAATCTTTAAATCCTGGAAAACccattaaaaggaatttgtcagcaggtttttgctatgcaatctaaaGACAGCCTGCTGTAATCGTTAACCGCGTGTGCTCACATGAGCTGTATCACTtgcacaagtctcgcatcgcatcacccggcgtgcCCAGCTTCTCTCCTgataggagcaggtcggctgcatgtatttctatgcagctgacacgctcctgtccagagagtgtgcggccatgcctggtgatgcaatgtgagacttgtGTGAGTCATACGGCTTGTGTGAGTGCACTCACACACAGATTTCAGCTATGCCTCTCTTACCACCGCATGAGATCACACgacgattccagttctgctacatctaaactgacagtgagcagccatagaatATGACTGCACACTGTAACTTCAGACAGAGAATGAGCCGAGCAATCACTTTGACATCGATCAGGTtaattgcagtcacagttggaggttcaCATGGTACTTCTCCTGtgtctgcaggtaacctgacctcaggggatcttctgagatgaggtcactgagttcattgaggtaccctgaagtcaggttacctgttGTCACAGGTGGTGGAtcatgggaacctctagctgtgaccaaaactaacctgagtgatgtcaccactcattgctgcggctcagtctctgcctaaagcccACAGTGTTCACtgctggagaggagaagtgggggttAATGTCATGCTTTCgccaagaaggaggaaaaacaTTGTTGATTTGATGATAAAAAATGTTTTATCCCATAGGTCTACACATTTTAGGATTCAagaccccttcttcaggaccaaaaagatGAAAAATCAACAAAATTGATGATTTGTTGATTTTTCATCTTTTTTGGTCCAAAGAAGGGGTCTTGAACCCTGAAACGCATAGCTCTATGGTATAAAACATTTTTCTTATCAAATCaacaattttttcctccttcttggcgACAGTGCGGCATTAAACCACaattctcctctccagcactgaagattcATCTACGTCGGACTGCGGCAGCCGCCATTGTCTTTTCTGCTTTCTTcgtggttgtgaccctcacaaccttaAAAGGTGAGTGTATACTGTTACACACCGCTCTTTTAATATCTGGTAAGCCCCGATTTGCACTCTTTGTCCTCATCTTTTAATATTAAAgcccacagtgggcagtcatgttctatatcaacgcgctgtgccttcagatgtagcagagctgtaatcgtCGTGAGGCCCCgtagtgtggattacatcagacctgggtattttCGGGGTTAAtagattggtgaaagagggtggagttTCTTTATTGTTTTCttattaataaaggatttttctgtgtgcttgtgtttatttattttcacttacagactagTAATGAGGCGACCTAAACCAGGGCAGAGTGGCGGCTCAAgcttccattaaccccttattaccccgattgctaccgcaccatagCAATCAGGAAGAgtagggtaaagtgccgggattgtcacatctaatgaatcctgcaggctgccattttagactggggggcccaataagcatgggtctcccaagtctgagaataccagcccccagctgtcaggctttatcttcgctgggtatcaaaatttgggggaaccgcaagccgtttttttaaattatttatttaaatattttttctaaaaagCCTCAAGcgatttctcttattttgatacacagccataatAAGTGCACGGCTAaggcttcagcctgtagccgtggctttatctgtgctggtatcaatacaaggGGGGACCGTAAGGAAttttttatttatcaccagtaaaaGGACACAGACAGCGGTTGTGATTTCAAACAATCACAGACTATGTCATAGAAAGTGGGGCGTGATCcaatgcagccaatcagagaccccgatggaaggggaaagcagtgaatacgtatgAGGGATAATTAGCATACCCAGAAGAAGTGCTGCAGCCGAGGGGAGGCTCTGtaggtatgtactgctttaaccgttTTAAAAGCAGTACATACCGTACTTACAGagtatgtgtgggggaggggcaaagTCAGACTTGAGTTCACTGCTCCTgagtccactaatgataaagctactgaagctaagctaacattgcaggtaaacagaaACACATTTTGCTATATGGGACACATAGCTGAAATCTGTATGTTAAACCTTGCAGCAAGCTGGCTTTCAGACTAGACATATTAAAAGGTTTGATAACTCTTTTAAGGCTATGtgggcacgttgcgtactagccctgcagaaatttctgcagcgatctgaagagcacacgtgcgcttcaaatcgctgcagaaaatgtccgtagagaaaaaaaaaaagccgattccatgcgctctgcctgcagctcctgccatagacagagcaggagctgccggcaaagcgcacggaagaagtgacatgtcacttcttagaacgcagcgcttcgggcagcagccgaagcgctgcgctctaagacgccacgtgcgcacggcccctgcacaatctccatagactgtgcaggggacgcaggacgcatgcagttacgctgcgctacaaagcgcagcgtaactgcatgtatttacgcaatgtgcgcacatagcctaacacagccTCGGTCAAAACCTATCAACTTGTATAGGAAAGGTAGTTCACTACGCCAATGTGGTTGTTGGAAAGCAAATCTTAGAACTGTTTTTTACAGAGCAAAGGTAGGACGGCTGCCTCTATCATAATGTACAGAAAGAGAAAAAATACAGGCAGAACATAAAAATAGGTGAGAAGAAAAGAATACACATTTAAGAAGTATAAATTGATATGTGATACAGACCCTTCAATTATGTTTAGTTGAATAGGAAACAGTTTTATCAATCAAGACATCAAAGTGGTGTAAGTTCTAATCTCCATTACAGGGTGGTGATGATGCCTTGTATGTAGCGAGGAATGTTCTCTCTGTGTACAGCACTGTTAGTATTTATGTTCCTTCCTCATTCTTTACCATCGCTGTGATACTGGCTGCCCGTCCATGTAGTACAATAATATGCAGCATCATCCTCTGGATGCACCCCATTAATGTCTAGATATCCTATGTTACCAGAGGCAGATCCCACAAATCGTGCTGGGACCCCGTCTCCTCTTTTGTTGTTTGAAGAAGTGAAATAAACCAGAATGAATGTGGGTTTGTTCCCAATTTTTTGTTGTGTAAACATCAccctattgttgctgacagtgagaCCCCCTCCTAGGGTACAGGACAGTCTGACATTTTGCCCAGGAGTTGCCGTAATCACAGACGGTGCCAGAGTCACTGAATGCTGAGCCTGGGACACTGCAGAAGAAAAACAGTCACATCTTGTCATACAAGGTTTCATACATAATCCAAAATGTCCCTCAATATAACTCACTTATACTGTACCTGTGATAAACGCACTCAGGAGACAAAGACTGTGTACACTGATCATGGTGAGATAGTCAGAGATGACACAGCCAGAGATGAGAAAACAAACTAGATAGCCAGAGATGAGACAGCTAGAAACGAGGAAGCCACAGGTGGACTTTCTTCTATCCCTTCACCAGCATTCTGCTATCATATATAGTCCTCAGCTCCTCCCATTATGCAAAACCAGTTAGAAAATATATTGTCATTTATTCTACAAATTCAGGGTGACATAGAAATCCTTATAATAACTTACAGAAAAGAGTTACCCAGACCAATAACCAGGTATATGAGTTGTCTGCAATTTACTAGCCAGTCTGTaaaaatagggactttttattagtAATCTTGAAAAAAATAGGTGGGTCTTTGATTTTCTTTGAAGCTGAGGAGATTGTACTGATAAATATTATTGTAAATATCATTCATGATCAATTTACAGTTAATGTTTCTAATTTCTTCTTATCAGtattttgaacaaaaaaaaatattaaacaaaTATCACTTTGATTTTTTTATGATTTGATAATTTTTTTCAATTTGTCTGTACAAAAGTATTAAAAATACATTACAGTTGTAATAGTCAATAGTTGGTAACATgagtaataaataaaaataataatataaaaaataaagattaaaaGGAAAACAAAAGCATACAGTATATTTATACTATAGGTCGTATAGGTCAGGACGGTATCTGACCCTTTATATAGCAAAAGCAATGTGAATAATATTTATAAATGTATATACACAAGATGATAAAAAGCATATTTCAAAATACTGGTTGAAAACCTCCACAACAAAAAAAAGGTGAGGTGTCAGTAGCAGTAGAGATGCGGTTATTGAGAGCGAACTCAGCCAGGAAGGAAATTCACCCAGTCCTCTAGATTAGATTAAACAAAACATCTTAAATATTGTTCTAATTCATGGCTCactctcttaaggccactttacacacagcgacatcgctatcgatgttgctggtaaaagcacccgcggtgcacaacatcactaggacccgtcacacggacttacctgcctagcgacgtcgctgtggccggcaaaccacctcctttctaaggggtctggttcgtgcagtgtcacagtgacataacacggcagctgtccaatagaagcggaggggcggagagcagctgaaaagaagtgacgcccacctcgttgccggaggatgcaggtacggtgttgttcgttgttcctggggtgtcacacgaagcgatgtgtgctgcctcaggaacgtcgaacaacctgcgtcctgcaacagcaacgatatttgggattagaacgacgtttcaacgaccaacgattaggtgagtaattttgatcgctagCAGTCGGTCATACGTTTCAcatacaacgacgtcgctaatgaggccggatgtgcctcacgaattccgtgacaccaacaacatctcgttggcgatgtcgttgcgtataaagccccctttaggctggtttcagacatccgtgttttacacacgtacccatgttaccctattgtgtactcacacggccgtgttttcacacgtacCGTATGGACCCGCTATTTCACATGGAGACGTGTcagtttttttctccagcagcacaggtgtcacacagaccgcacactgatgtgatccgtttgacattagtgtgacacggaccggagaaaacgCGGGTTTTTAaatgaaaagattttctatatttacctgtatccagtgatgctgtctccggctctgctgcctcctgctcctgagccccgctcattatattcattgattattcactgcactgagcagCTGGGAGCCAGAGCATCGCGGTGACAGTGCTGGAGACAGcactgccgaggacagcatcgcggggacagcatcgctggggacatcgctagtgacagttgagtatcctgccagcagtgtgtgcagggacgtccaggaggtcatcggatttcccaatgaactctgatgacctcctgatgacacccctgcgacaactgcgctacagcgagtgtcacgatggtgacttccaggggttcatgagaattcattgggaactccgatgaccccctggatgtaactgcacaaactgctgtaaactcacctgtcaccggcgatgtccccggcggtgctATCCCCGGCTGTGCTGTCCGGCGCTGTACCTGGCTGTGCTGTCCTCAGCTGTGCTGTCCGgtgctgtccccgcaatgctccggcttccaaatcctcgggcagtgaataataaatgaaaataatgagcgggggttaggaGCGGGATGCAGCGAAGCAGAAGacaacatcgctggatacaggtaaatataggacATCTTTCCATTTAAGAGACACGTGTTTTCCCAgggacgtgtcacacgtatgcaaaaacggatgtcacacgtgtgaaacACGTATTACGCacgtatgtcacacgtgtgaccataacaataacatacataacataacataacaatgcgtgtgactggtacctgattaaacacggacgtctgaaaccagcctaaaggccgctttacacgcaacgacatcgctaacgagatgtcgttgggggtgacggaattcatgacgcacatccggcctcgttagcgacgttgcgtgtgaaacgcacgaacgaccattaacgatcaaaattacttacctaatcgctgatcgttgacgcgtcgttcctttcccgattatcgttactgttgcaggacgcaggttgtttgtcgttcctgcggcagcacacatcgctacgtgtgacaccgcaggaacgaggaacatcaccttacctgtggccgcccacaattaggaaggaaggaggtgggcgggatgttcggcccgctcaactccgccccttcgcttctattggacggccgcttagtgacgccgctgtgacgccaaacgaactgcccccttagaaaggaggcagttcgccggccaaagcaacgtcgctaggcaggtaagtatgtgtgattgtcctagcgatgttgtgcgccacgggcagcgatttgcccatgacacacaaatgacgggggcgggtgtgggGTTTAGTCTGACCATTAGTCTCAAGATGATAACCTAAGGAGAACA contains:
- the LOC142249623 gene encoding immunoglobulin lambda-1 light chain-like isoform X6; this encodes MISVHSLCLLSAFITVSQAQHSVTLAPSVITATPGQNVRLSCTLGGGLTVSNNRVMFTQQKIGNKPTFILVYFTSSNNKRGDGVPARFVGSASGNIGYLDINGVHPEDDAAYYCTTWTGSQWMFGDGSQLIVLTGEVKAPSVFIYGPSEEELKTDKATMVCAISAYTPRTVSVEWTVDGTKWTNGIQTSAESKQADDLYMKSSFFSLSTSESNKHEVYGCKVTHQGKANIQTFKRSECH
- the LOC142249623 gene encoding immunoglobulin lambda-1 light chain-like isoform X7, with translation MISVHSLCLLSAFITVSQAQHSVTLAPSVITATPGQNVRLSCTLGGGLTVSNNRVMFTQQKIGNKPTFILVYFTSSNNKRGDGVPARFVGSASGNIGYLDINGVHPEDDAAYYCTTWTGSQWIFGDGSQLIVLTGEVKAPSVFIYGPSEEELKTDKATMVCAISAYTPRTVSVEWTVDGTKWTNGIQTSAESKQADDLYMKSSFFSLSTSESNKHEVYGCKVTHQGKANIQTFKRSECH
- the LOC142249623 gene encoding immunoglobulin lambda-1 light chain-like isoform X3, which produces MISVHSLCLLSAFITVSQAQHSVTLAPSVITATPGQNVRLSCTLGGGLTVSNNRVMFTQQKIGNKPTFILVYFTSSNNKRGDGVPARFVGSASGNIGYLDINGVHPEDDAAYYCTTWTGSQWMFGDGSQLIVLTGEVKAPSVFIYGPSEEELKTDKATMVCAISAYTPRTVSVEWTVDGAKWTNGIQTSAESKQADNLYMKSSFFSLSTSEYNKHEVYGCKVTHQGKANIQTFKRSECH
- the LOC142249623 gene encoding immunoglobulin lambda-1 light chain-like isoform X4 — translated: MISVHSLCLLSAFITVSQAQHSVTLAPSVITATPGQNVRLSCTLGGGLTVSNNRVMFTQQKIGNKPTFILVYFTSSNNKRGDGVPARFVGSASGNIGYLDINGVHPEDDAAYYCTTWTGSQWIFGDGSQLIVLTGEVKAPSVFIYGPSEEELKTDKATMVCAISAYTPRTVSVEWTVDGAKWTNGIQTSAESKQADNLYMKSSFFSLSTSEYNKHEVYGCKVTHQGKANIQTFKRSECH
- the LOC142249623 gene encoding immunoglobulin lambda-1 light chain-like isoform X1, with product MISVHSLCLLSAFITVSQAQHSVTLAPSVITATPGQNVRLSCTLGGGLTVSNNRVMFTQQKIGNKPTFILVYFTSSNNKRGDGVPARFVGSASGNIGYLDINGVHPEDDAAYYCTTWTGSQWMFGDVSQLIVLTGEVKAPSVFIYGPSEEELKTDKATMVCAISAYTPRTVSVEWTVDGAKWTNGIQTSAESKQADNLYMKSSFFSLSTSEYNKHEVYGCKVTHQGKANIQTFKRSECH